In a genomic window of Gadus macrocephalus chromosome 9, ASM3116895v1:
- the gatd1 gene encoding glutamine amidotransferase-like class 1 domain-containing protein 1: MSSKPTCLIVASAAPQGVTAKSFHQSFSLCSSVFNLQTATPGGKPIDFVGVDESTARWVQDFSVKPYATPAKLESIDGARYQALLIPDCPGALNDLAHSGSLHRILTHFISQQKPVCAVGYGVSALCCSTEGQQWIFSGYSLTGPSVFELVRIPDFANLPLIVEDFVKDSGGSYTASQADAMHVVIDRHLITGQNVQSTSVAVNNLILLSTASRTPT, translated from the exons ATGTCTTCAAAACCGACGTGCTTAATAGTGGCGAGTGCTGCTCCTCAAG GAGTCACAGCAAAGTCCTTCCATCAGTCCTTCAGTCTCTGCAGCTCTGTCTTTAACCTACAGACAGCCACGCCCGGG GGGAAGCCTATAGACTTCGTGGGAGTCGATGAAAGCACTGCCAGATGGGTGCAGGACTTCAGTGTGAAACCTTACGCAACACCAGCCAAGCTTGAATCTATAGATG GGGCCCGCTATCAAGCACTCCTCATACCAGACTGTCCCGGGGCACTGAATGACCTGGCACACAGTGGCTCTCTGCACCGCATCCTCACACACTTCATCTCCCAGCAGA AGCCTGTGTGTGCAGTGGGATATGGCGTGTCTGCTTTATGCTGCTCCACCGAGGGACAACAGTGGATCTTCAGTGGCTACAGTTTAACaggg CCATCAGTGTTTGAGCTGGTGCGGATCCCAGACTTTGCCAACCTGCCCTTGATAGTGGAGGACTTTGTAAAAGACAGTGGTGGCTCATATACAG CAAGCCAAGCAGATGCCATGCATGTCGTCATAGACAGACACTTAATAACTGGTCAGAACGTCCAGTCCACTTCAGTCGCTGTGAATAATCTTATCCTGCTCTCTACTGCAAGTAGAACCCCAACATAA